The following proteins are encoded in a genomic region of Spirosoma sp. SC4-14:
- a CDS encoding TonB-dependent receptor — translation MLSIHALAQTVNGRVTAAGNGELLPGVSVILKGTTQGTTTDNQGRYTLSISGSNPTLVFSYIGYVREEVMVNGQKTIDLSLKEDTKALSEVVVVGYGEKQKANLTGSVATVKTREIVQAPVANISNALVGRLPGLIAVQSNGEPGSDGSNLLIRGVSTFGSSSSPLVVIDGIPRPDYGFSQIDPNEIETISILKDAASAAVFGVRGANGVILVTTKRGKAGKTNLTFSARTDWQMATRLPKYLDSYNMALLLNEGYRNEGKPELYSADALEAFKTGSNPDVYPNTDWAKVALRPSAPQQQYNISASGGTEKIRYFISAGHLNQQGLLENNQFKRYNIRSNIDANMTNTTRLTLDLSGRIEDRRYPYEDANQTFWFLNRNRPTAVAYYSNGLPGNYIGENPAEAPKHGYKKDVRNVFQSIATIAQQLPFVPGLSLKGVVAYDQQFRTYSAWFEPYSLYNYNATTDTYTALPTGPASLNQTFDQIWNLTTEAHLNYAQTFGKHDVSGLFLFTQTDTRSSNLGATRSNYTQTTLDQLFAGNDAFQTNTGSADQRARRGFVGRVSYSYNNRYLFEGNFRYDGSENFPPATRWGLFPSFSAGWRISEEPFFQKALTTVDFLKIRASWGQLGNDAIGRFKFLSTYYYDRGYVFGPDAQQVKGLRQGELPNQNITWEKATSSNVGLEGSLWKGKLGFEIDLFYKRTSNILTKRSLAVPATLGAQLPFENTGIMDNKGVELVLTHQHRIGTFTYNLRGNLTFVQNKVVFKDEPADKNPNIRETGRSLNQFFGYRALGLFQSQEEIDNAPKQPNSVKPGDIRYEDINGDGKIDSKDVVQIGRSTVPQLIYGFSAGAQYKGFDLSIFFQGAGRVNAYVDYEAAWAFYNSGKALESHLNRWTPTNPNATYPRMTTQPTANNTETSSYWLKDASYLRLKNLELGYTLPASLSTKARLSTLRVFVSGQNILTFDKLKVLDPEGPGNSANSTRGGFYPQQKVYAVGINVGF, via the coding sequence ATGTTGAGTATTCATGCCTTGGCTCAAACGGTAAACGGTCGGGTCACCGCAGCCGGAAATGGCGAATTACTCCCCGGCGTCAGTGTTATTCTAAAAGGCACTACGCAGGGAACGACCACCGATAATCAGGGCCGGTACACGCTTAGTATTTCGGGCTCTAACCCAACATTGGTATTTAGCTACATTGGCTACGTTCGCGAAGAGGTAATGGTGAATGGCCAGAAAACAATCGACCTTAGTTTGAAAGAGGATACTAAAGCCCTCTCCGAAGTGGTGGTGGTTGGTTACGGCGAAAAGCAGAAAGCGAACCTGACCGGATCAGTAGCGACTGTGAAAACCCGCGAAATTGTACAGGCTCCCGTTGCTAACATCAGCAATGCGCTCGTGGGCAGGCTACCAGGTCTAATTGCCGTGCAGTCCAACGGTGAGCCGGGTAGCGACGGCTCCAATCTACTCATCAGGGGCGTCAGTACATTTGGCAGCAGTTCATCTCCGCTGGTCGTCATTGACGGAATCCCCCGTCCTGATTATGGCTTTTCCCAAATTGACCCGAACGAAATCGAAACTATTTCAATACTAAAAGATGCGGCTTCGGCGGCTGTGTTCGGGGTTCGGGGGGCGAATGGTGTCATTCTGGTTACCACCAAACGTGGTAAAGCAGGCAAAACGAATCTGACGTTCTCGGCCCGCACTGACTGGCAGATGGCAACGCGTCTACCCAAGTACCTCGACTCTTACAACATGGCGCTACTGTTGAATGAAGGCTATCGCAATGAAGGTAAACCTGAACTGTATTCGGCTGACGCCCTGGAAGCGTTCAAAACAGGTTCCAATCCCGATGTATATCCGAACACAGACTGGGCAAAGGTGGCGCTACGCCCTTCGGCTCCGCAGCAGCAATACAACATTTCGGCTAGTGGCGGCACAGAGAAGATTCGCTACTTCATATCGGCAGGGCACCTTAACCAGCAGGGGTTGCTGGAGAACAACCAGTTCAAACGATACAACATCCGCTCAAACATTGACGCCAATATGACTAATACGACGCGTCTGACGCTTGACCTGAGCGGACGGATCGAAGACCGACGGTATCCGTACGAAGATGCCAACCAGACCTTCTGGTTTCTGAATCGTAACCGCCCCACAGCCGTAGCATACTATAGCAATGGGCTGCCCGGCAACTACATCGGCGAAAACCCGGCCGAAGCGCCCAAACACGGCTATAAGAAAGACGTGCGAAACGTGTTTCAAAGCATTGCGACCATTGCGCAGCAACTGCCGTTCGTACCGGGCCTATCCCTGAAAGGGGTGGTGGCGTATGATCAGCAGTTTCGGACGTACAGTGCCTGGTTTGAGCCTTATTCGCTCTATAATTATAACGCAACTACGGATACTTACACAGCTTTACCCACTGGTCCGGCCTCGCTGAACCAGACGTTCGATCAGATATGGAACCTGACGACAGAAGCACATCTGAACTACGCTCAAACGTTTGGCAAGCATGATGTATCCGGCCTGTTCCTGTTCACCCAGACCGACACCCGATCCAGCAACCTTGGTGCTACCCGGTCCAACTATACCCAGACGACTCTTGATCAGTTGTTTGCCGGTAACGATGCCTTTCAGACCAACACGGGTAGCGCCGACCAGCGCGCTCGCCGGGGATTTGTGGGACGAGTTTCGTACTCGTATAACAACCGGTACTTGTTTGAAGGGAACTTCCGCTACGACGGTTCAGAAAACTTCCCGCCCGCCACGCGCTGGGGCTTATTCCCCTCGTTTTCGGCCGGATGGCGAATCTCCGAAGAGCCGTTTTTCCAGAAGGCCTTAACGACTGTCGACTTCCTGAAGATTCGAGCGTCGTGGGGGCAGCTAGGTAATGATGCTATTGGCCGGTTTAAATTTCTCTCAACCTACTATTACGACCGGGGTTACGTATTCGGGCCGGATGCCCAGCAGGTGAAAGGGCTCCGACAGGGCGAATTGCCGAACCAGAATATTACCTGGGAAAAGGCTACCTCGTCGAACGTTGGTCTGGAGGGGAGCTTGTGGAAGGGTAAACTCGGATTTGAAATCGACCTGTTCTACAAACGTACCAGTAACATCCTGACCAAGCGGAGTCTGGCCGTTCCGGCTACGCTTGGGGCTCAGTTACCATTCGAGAATACCGGCATCATGGATAACAAAGGGGTTGAACTTGTCCTCACTCACCAGCACCGGATCGGCACCTTTACGTACAACCTACGTGGTAATCTGACATTTGTCCAGAACAAAGTTGTTTTTAAAGACGAGCCCGCCGACAAGAATCCAAACATCCGCGAAACGGGCCGTAGTCTGAATCAGTTTTTTGGTTATCGGGCACTTGGGCTTTTCCAGTCGCAGGAAGAAATTGATAACGCGCCCAAGCAGCCAAATTCAGTCAAACCGGGCGACATCCGCTACGAAGATATTAACGGAGACGGTAAAATTGACAGCAAAGATGTTGTGCAAATCGGGCGCAGCACAGTTCCTCAACTGATTTATGGCTTTAGCGCTGGAGCACAGTATAAGGGATTTGATTTGAGCATCTTCTTCCAGGGAGCTGGTCGCGTCAATGCCTACGTCGATTACGAAGCCGCCTGGGCGTTCTACAACAGTGGCAAAGCCCTCGAAAGCCACCTAAACCGTTGGACGCCCACCAACCCAAATGCGACGTATCCACGCATGACCACCCAGCCCACGGCCAACAACACCGAAACCTCGTCGTACTGGCTTAAAGATGCGTCGTACCTGCGCCTGAAAAACCTGGAACTGGGTTACACCTTACCGGCCTCCCTATCAACCAAAGCCCGGCTCAGTACGCTGCGTGTATTTGTCAGTGGCCAGAATATCCTGACTTTCGACAAGCTCAAAGTACTGGACCCTGAAGGGCCGGGCAACTCCGCAAACTCGACCCGGGGCGGGTTCTATCCGCAGCAAAAAGTGTACGCTGTAGGCATCAATGTCGGCTTCTAA
- a CDS encoding two-component regulator propeller domain-containing protein: MRFTYLILCCLVLWLLVSADLAAQVPPIRFRRIGPAQGLTQSTVRKIYQDRQGFLWIATRDGLNCYDGHVFRTFRHRHGDPTSLQSGDVMALGEDLGGRLWVGTDNGGLQQLNPDGRTFTHIVRTTDGLDVSQWGISSIVTDRKGRVWAGTLGSGWLIVDAKRQRISQYLLPDSLRNARHVTCGLKDRDGSLWFGLDNGLLVHFDPDGRFFRSYRLPSAVQQSRMPKRITSCLRSQSGQLLIATRNMGLYVLDERQGQLNRIYGQVGSDQSDNLITAITEDTHHLVWLGTDDGIRRFSLNNPDQVECLRANPTDESTLSTHAVQSLLTDQQGNVWVGTWEGGINVWYNNPPRIEVISHRPTGPRRLLSPKVSAVGTDQKGNLWVGSVRGLLRFSADGRSTQPISAPFASQDVYRMFTDRSGHLYVSYWNGGVVQYDAQGHSKVLTLTHAASRHVLSFANKQAGGVWMIASDQRLYTYDPKSHQIKTLGPILALLRTGKFTTFTCLLEDRRGWLWFGTYDQGLIGWNRHTGQVKEFTSGTGGISNNHITCLFEDSAGNLWVGTNSAGLNCKQPNQDSFRLYTKRNGLSGDMIAAIEEDGYGNLWISTTEGLTRLNRSTRQMTVYGEADGLPTSEFVNPGSVRLPNGDIAFASTQGLVLLHPDQLTKPLPFPQAYLAGLELFNRPVAAGQTDSPLTVALNNTKELTLNPRQNVFTLTFGALSWGQNRHLAYAYKLDGFDSDWRYTDQQKNTTYTNLSPGTYTFRLKAAQTDQKWGPEKQLLITVQPPWFKTRWAVAGYIMLLLGLIVLIRRNIRIQEKLKADARIQEMRAQSIRQLDDAKTSFFTNVSHEFKTPLTLILTPLEKLLTDELPTGERLLHQFRVMHRNASRLLTLINQLLDLSKLENGVLQPQIRLNNLIQHLHALVRSFDTITQGKDIDLNTWFEPALASVWSDLDFVEKIVTNLISNSLKHTPEGGQISLRGELIDNQLQLTVIDTGTGMTPQEQTRIFERFYQGEQRKSSGTGIGLSLIRELIDRLGGTIQVTSAPGSGSTFIVRLPAKAEAFNPDWLDKAETVSTVLFEESAPDQPSTLPAGALVLLIAEDDLDLNAYLTDYFASEFQVLSATDGQQALQLARDHLPDAIISDWIMPALEGPELCRLLKTDEKTSHIPIVLLTSKASLPSQLTGLQEGVDDYVTKPFSATLLRSRVQNLIMNRHRLRQAFGKEVWLRPSDVKLSNVDELFLQRATACIEEHIDDANFDIEQLQESLNMSQMQLYRKLKSLTNLSGRDFIRYIRLQRAAQLLETGQVTVSEAGYRVGFNDRSYFSRAFKKQFGHAPTEHLLAKEKT; encoded by the coding sequence ATGCGGTTTACATATCTAATCCTCTGCTGCCTAGTCCTGTGGTTGCTGGTTTCGGCTGACCTGGCAGCTCAGGTACCGCCAATCCGTTTCAGGCGAATTGGTCCGGCTCAGGGATTAACCCAGAGTACGGTTCGCAAAATCTATCAGGACAGGCAAGGTTTTCTATGGATCGCCACCCGCGACGGCCTGAACTGCTATGATGGGCACGTATTCCGAACGTTCCGGCACCGCCACGGCGACCCTACGAGCCTGCAAAGCGGTGATGTAATGGCGTTAGGGGAAGATCTGGGTGGACGGCTCTGGGTGGGAACTGACAACGGTGGCCTTCAACAGCTTAATCCCGACGGTCGAACTTTCACGCACATCGTACGGACAACCGACGGCCTGGATGTCAGCCAGTGGGGTATTTCAAGCATTGTTACCGATAGGAAGGGACGGGTCTGGGCCGGAACCCTGGGAAGTGGCTGGCTAATTGTAGATGCGAAACGACAGCGAATCAGCCAATATCTGCTCCCCGACTCCTTACGGAACGCGCGGCACGTGACCTGTGGCCTGAAAGACCGGGACGGCAGCCTGTGGTTTGGTCTTGACAATGGCCTGCTGGTTCATTTCGATCCTGATGGACGGTTTTTCCGTAGTTACCGATTGCCCTCTGCTGTTCAACAGTCGCGAATGCCTAAACGCATCACGTCCTGTCTGCGTAGTCAGTCAGGGCAGTTGCTGATTGCAACCCGGAATATGGGACTTTACGTACTGGATGAGCGCCAGGGTCAATTGAACCGGATTTACGGGCAGGTGGGTTCAGACCAGAGCGATAACCTCATAACAGCCATCACCGAAGATACACACCATCTGGTATGGCTAGGAACCGACGATGGTATCCGGCGTTTTTCGCTCAATAACCCGGATCAGGTTGAGTGCTTACGGGCCAATCCTACTGATGAGTCGACCCTGTCAACCCACGCCGTTCAGTCGCTGTTAACCGATCAGCAAGGCAATGTGTGGGTTGGCACCTGGGAGGGTGGTATCAACGTGTGGTACAACAATCCGCCCCGTATTGAAGTCATTAGTCACCGCCCAACTGGTCCGCGCCGACTGCTTTCACCCAAAGTTTCGGCTGTAGGTACCGATCAGAAGGGCAACCTCTGGGTAGGTTCGGTACGCGGTCTGCTGCGGTTTAGCGCCGATGGTCGGTCCACACAGCCTATTTCGGCACCGTTTGCCAGTCAGGATGTGTACCGGATGTTCACGGACCGGAGTGGCCATCTCTATGTAAGTTACTGGAACGGTGGGGTTGTACAGTATGATGCGCAGGGTCATTCAAAGGTTCTTACGCTGACTCACGCGGCCAGTCGGCATGTTTTGTCGTTTGCCAACAAACAGGCCGGGGGCGTCTGGATGATTGCCAGCGACCAGCGGCTGTATACCTATGACCCCAAAAGCCATCAAATTAAAACACTCGGCCCTATCCTTGCTTTGCTGCGGACCGGCAAGTTCACGACGTTTACCTGCCTGCTGGAAGATCGGCGTGGCTGGCTTTGGTTCGGGACCTACGACCAGGGCCTGATTGGCTGGAATCGTCATACCGGACAAGTGAAAGAGTTTACCTCAGGTACCGGTGGCATCAGTAACAACCATATTACCTGTTTATTCGAAGACTCAGCGGGCAATCTATGGGTAGGTACCAACAGCGCCGGACTCAATTGCAAACAACCGAATCAGGACAGCTTTAGACTTTACACGAAACGCAATGGTTTGTCGGGCGATATGATTGCGGCTATAGAAGAAGATGGTTACGGTAATCTCTGGATCAGCACTACCGAGGGGCTTACCCGCCTGAATCGTTCGACCCGGCAGATGACAGTCTACGGTGAAGCCGATGGTTTGCCTACTAGCGAATTTGTCAATCCGGGCAGTGTACGGCTACCCAACGGCGACATTGCCTTTGCCAGCACCCAGGGCCTCGTGCTGCTACACCCCGATCAGTTGACAAAACCGTTACCTTTTCCGCAGGCGTACCTGGCTGGTCTGGAGTTGTTTAACCGACCCGTCGCGGCAGGCCAGACCGATTCTCCCCTAACGGTGGCCCTCAACAATACCAAAGAACTGACCCTCAATCCACGTCAGAACGTGTTTACCCTCACGTTCGGGGCCCTGAGCTGGGGACAAAATCGCCACCTCGCCTATGCCTACAAACTGGATGGTTTCGATTCGGACTGGCGCTACACGGATCAGCAGAAAAATACGACCTACACAAACCTCTCGCCCGGCACGTATACCTTTCGACTCAAAGCAGCACAAACCGACCAAAAGTGGGGGCCTGAAAAACAGTTGCTGATTACGGTACAGCCGCCCTGGTTCAAGACCAGATGGGCCGTAGCTGGCTATATAATGCTATTACTGGGGCTCATTGTGCTTATACGACGGAATATCCGGATTCAGGAAAAACTGAAAGCCGACGCCCGGATTCAGGAAATGCGGGCGCAGTCTATCCGGCAACTCGACGATGCCAAAACCAGTTTTTTCACGAACGTTTCGCACGAGTTTAAGACGCCCCTGACGCTGATTCTTACCCCGTTGGAAAAACTATTAACGGATGAGCTACCCACTGGCGAACGGTTGCTCCATCAGTTTCGGGTTATGCACCGAAATGCCAGTCGACTGCTGACATTGATTAATCAGTTGCTGGATTTGTCGAAGCTGGAAAACGGAGTCCTCCAGCCACAAATCCGGCTTAACAACCTCATCCAGCACCTGCACGCGCTGGTTCGCTCGTTCGACACTATAACGCAGGGAAAAGACATTGACCTCAACACCTGGTTTGAACCGGCACTGGCCAGCGTGTGGTCAGATCTTGATTTTGTTGAGAAAATTGTCACGAATCTAATATCCAATTCTCTCAAACATACGCCAGAAGGTGGCCAGATAAGCCTGCGTGGCGAACTCATTGATAATCAACTACAATTGACCGTTATCGACACAGGTACTGGTATGACTCCGCAGGAGCAAACCCGCATCTTCGAGCGCTTTTATCAGGGTGAGCAACGCAAATCGTCGGGTACTGGCATTGGCTTATCCTTAATCCGGGAACTCATCGACCGGCTGGGGGGGACCATTCAGGTTACGAGCGCTCCCGGTTCTGGCAGTACGTTTATCGTTCGGCTACCCGCAAAGGCGGAGGCTTTTAACCCTGACTGGCTGGATAAAGCTGAGACGGTATCGACTGTACTCTTCGAAGAATCGGCTCCCGATCAGCCCAGTACGTTGCCGGCAGGGGCGTTGGTGCTGTTAATTGCCGAAGATGATCTGGATCTGAACGCTTACTTAACCGACTACTTTGCGAGCGAATTTCAAGTGCTATCGGCCACTGACGGTCAGCAAGCGTTGCAATTAGCCCGCGATCATTTGCCCGATGCCATCATCAGCGATTGGATCATGCCAGCACTGGAAGGCCCCGAACTTTGTCGGCTACTGAAAACGGATGAAAAGACCAGCCATATTCCTATCGTCTTACTGACCTCGAAAGCCAGCCTACCGAGCCAGTTAACTGGCCTACAGGAAGGGGTCGACGATTATGTAACCAAGCCATTCAGTGCAACATTGTTACGTAGCCGGGTACAGAACCTGATTATGAATCGACATCGGCTACGGCAGGCGTTTGGCAAGGAGGTTTGGCTGAGACCGAGCGACGTGAAGCTCTCGAACGTGGACGAGTTATTTCTGCAACGGGCGACGGCTTGTATTGAGGAACACATCGACGATGCCAATTTTGATATTGAGCAGTTGCAGGAGTCCCTTAACATGAGCCAGATGCAGCTCTATCGCAAACTTAAAAGTCTGACCAACCTCTCGGGACGGGATTTCATCCGGTACATCCGGCTTCAGCGGGCGGCTCAACTGTTGGAAACGGGTCAGGTAACCGTGTCGGAAGCTGGTTACCGGGTTGGTTTCAATGACCGGAGTTACTTTAGCCGGGCGTTCAAGAAGCAGTTTGGGCACGCCCCAACGGAACACCTGTTGGCCAAAGAGAAAACCTGA
- a CDS encoding PVC-type heme-binding CxxCH protein: protein MKLFRLPFLSSLSRRALTFSIAGSIASGVFVGAYQNRNLNQASDQFLNRLFAKLNDDDKHDPKYAVGSLNIAPGLEATLFAAEPMLINPTNIDVDDKGRVWVCEAYNYRPAVNGNPTRKEGDRIVILEDQNGDGKADLSKVFYQGPEIESPLGIWVIGNKVIVSNSPNVYVLTDENGDDKADKKELLFTGIGGEQHDHGMHSFVFGPDGRWYFNFGNEGGQLLDKAGKPVIDRITGKPINKENFRQGMVFRCEPDGNNVEVLGQNFRNNYEVAIDSYGTLWQSDNDDDGNKAVRINYVMEGGNFGYTDELTGAGWQANRTNIEKEIPDRHWHLNDPGVVPNLLQTGAGSPTGMIVYEGKLLPPQFQGQIIHCDAGPNVVRAYPVEKTGAGYSASIVNILEGARDQWFRPSDVCVAPDGSLLIADWYDPGVGGHQAGDQTRGRVYRVAPPNTPYKAPAVDVAKADGAIVALQSPNMAIRRAGWMALHDMGKKAEKPLAKLYKSAEDPRMKARALWLLSQLPDKGENYLEAALKEANPDLRITALRAARQLGSDQTLRAVKQLVNDTDPQVQRECAIALRRSQSAQAPELWAQLAAKHDGRDRWYLEALGIGANGQWDSYYAAWLTKMGNDPIANAAGRDIVWRARTKHSVPLLARLAVDPSIDQNSRLRYFRAFDFNPGGVEKSNALLSIIQSSQNTDITRLALRHLDPAFVQENNVAMTALQNLLGEVYGKPEYMELVTRYEPVTENARLRQLALDKPNDLMGSTAAKQLLKQNGSSMVWEVLNGTNTDAAISMVMALRRVGTKESLEMLKTVALDKNRPTNLRMEATRALGGSNDGEDMVIALLTSGDINGSYKKAAVQGVSGAWRKKIRQTAASFLDGDSSAGGKKLPSLNELLAMNGDASQGLTVFKTNCSICHQVNGEGMDFGPKLSEIGSKLPKEGQYLAILHPDAGISFGYEGYEVKFKDGSTMAGIIASKTETDLQMKFPGGGVQNYKMGDVISIKKMDSSMMPSGLQEAMSTQQLVDLVEYLASLKKK from the coding sequence ATGAAACTCTTTCGCTTACCTTTCCTATCATCCCTTTCCCGACGGGCGCTAACCTTCTCCATAGCTGGGTCGATCGCAAGTGGCGTGTTTGTCGGCGCTTATCAAAACCGAAACCTTAATCAAGCGTCTGATCAATTTTTGAATCGGCTTTTTGCTAAGCTCAACGACGACGATAAACATGACCCCAAATATGCAGTCGGTAGCCTGAATATTGCGCCGGGGCTCGAAGCTACTCTGTTTGCCGCTGAACCGATGCTGATTAACCCCACCAACATCGATGTCGACGACAAAGGCCGCGTCTGGGTCTGCGAAGCTTATAATTATCGACCGGCCGTAAACGGCAATCCAACGCGTAAGGAAGGCGACCGCATTGTGATTCTGGAAGACCAGAACGGCGACGGGAAAGCTGATCTAAGTAAGGTATTTTATCAAGGTCCGGAGATCGAATCGCCCCTTGGCATATGGGTGATAGGAAATAAAGTAATCGTATCCAATAGCCCTAACGTTTACGTCCTGACGGATGAAAACGGCGATGATAAAGCTGATAAGAAAGAACTATTGTTTACCGGTATCGGGGGTGAGCAACACGACCATGGGATGCACAGTTTCGTGTTCGGGCCGGATGGCAGGTGGTACTTCAACTTTGGAAACGAAGGGGGGCAACTCCTGGATAAAGCCGGGAAGCCGGTGATCGACCGGATTACGGGTAAACCCATCAATAAAGAGAATTTCAGGCAGGGTATGGTATTCCGTTGCGAACCGGACGGAAATAATGTGGAAGTGCTCGGTCAGAATTTTCGCAATAACTACGAGGTGGCAATTGATTCCTATGGAACCCTTTGGCAATCGGACAACGACGACGATGGCAATAAAGCCGTTCGGATTAACTACGTTATGGAGGGCGGTAACTTTGGTTATACCGACGAGCTAACGGGTGCTGGCTGGCAGGCTAACCGCACCAATATAGAAAAGGAGATTCCAGACCGTCACTGGCATTTAAACGACCCAGGCGTAGTGCCAAACTTACTGCAAACTGGCGCTGGGTCACCAACAGGTATGATTGTTTACGAAGGAAAACTACTCCCCCCGCAGTTTCAGGGACAGATTATCCACTGCGATGCGGGTCCGAATGTAGTACGCGCTTACCCCGTTGAAAAAACAGGTGCGGGCTACAGTGCCAGCATCGTGAACATTCTGGAGGGAGCTCGCGACCAGTGGTTTCGTCCTTCGGATGTTTGCGTAGCCCCGGATGGTTCACTACTCATTGCTGACTGGTACGACCCGGGGGTTGGAGGCCACCAAGCGGGTGATCAGACTCGTGGTCGCGTGTATCGGGTTGCGCCCCCCAATACTCCATACAAAGCTCCTGCTGTTGATGTAGCGAAAGCCGACGGGGCCATTGTCGCACTGCAAAGCCCCAATATGGCCATTCGTCGCGCTGGCTGGATGGCTTTACACGACATGGGTAAGAAGGCAGAGAAACCATTAGCGAAACTGTATAAATCGGCGGAAGATCCACGAATGAAGGCTCGTGCGCTGTGGCTATTGAGCCAGCTACCAGACAAAGGAGAGAACTATCTCGAAGCCGCTTTGAAAGAGGCTAACCCAGATTTGCGGATTACAGCGTTGCGGGCGGCTCGTCAACTTGGCAGCGACCAGACATTGAGGGCTGTTAAACAGCTTGTCAATGATACCGATCCACAAGTACAACGAGAATGTGCCATCGCTCTGCGTCGTAGTCAGAGCGCTCAGGCTCCAGAATTATGGGCACAGTTAGCCGCTAAGCACGACGGTCGGGATCGCTGGTATCTGGAAGCACTGGGGATCGGAGCCAATGGTCAGTGGGACAGCTATTACGCAGCCTGGTTGACGAAAATGGGGAACGATCCGATTGCCAATGCTGCCGGTCGCGACATTGTCTGGCGTGCCCGGACGAAGCATTCGGTGCCGTTACTGGCCAGGCTGGCGGTTGATCCGAGTATTGACCAAAACAGTCGCCTTCGTTATTTCCGGGCGTTCGATTTCAACCCGGGTGGCGTCGAAAAATCGAATGCGTTGCTCAGTATTATTCAGTCGAGTCAGAACACAGATATTACCAGATTGGCGCTGCGTCACCTTGATCCGGCGTTTGTACAGGAAAACAACGTAGCTATGACAGCCCTACAGAACCTACTCGGCGAGGTATACGGCAAGCCTGAATATATGGAGTTGGTTACCCGCTACGAGCCTGTTACCGAAAACGCCCGTTTACGGCAGTTGGCACTTGATAAGCCTAACGATCTCATGGGCAGTACGGCAGCGAAACAACTATTGAAGCAGAACGGTAGCTCAATGGTTTGGGAGGTACTTAATGGTACAAACACCGACGCTGCCATTAGTATGGTTATGGCGTTGCGTCGTGTAGGCACCAAAGAGTCATTAGAGATGCTGAAAACGGTTGCTCTGGACAAAAACCGGCCAACTAATCTGCGTATGGAAGCGACCCGGGCTCTGGGTGGTAGCAACGACGGAGAAGATATGGTCATTGCGCTTTTGACGTCTGGCGATATCAATGGAAGCTATAAGAAAGCCGCCGTACAGGGGGTAAGTGGTGCCTGGCGTAAAAAAATTCGCCAGACGGCGGCCAGCTTCCTGGATGGTGACAGCAGTGCCGGAGGGAAGAAGCTGCCATCATTGAATGAACTGCTGGCCATGAACGGCGACGCAAGTCAGGGGCTAACCGTTTTCAAAACCAATTGCTCGATCTGTCATCAGGTCAACGGTGAAGGCATGGACTTTGGCCCTAAACTTTCAGAAATTGGCAGTAAGTTACCCAAAGAGGGGCAGTACTTAGCCATTCTGCATCCGGACGCTGGAATTAGCTTCGGTTACGAAGGATACGAGGTGAAATTCAAAGATGGGAGCACGATGGCGGGTATCATCGCCAGCAAAACTGAAACAGATTTACAGATGAAGTTTCCCGGTGGCGGTGTACAGAATTACAAAATGGGTGACGTCATCTCCATAAAGAAAATGGATTCATCGATGATGCCTTCGGGCCTGCAGGAAGCAATGAGTACGCAGCAGTTAGTTGATCTGGTTGAGTATTTAGCAAGTTTGAAGAAAAAATAA